Below is a window of Eschrichtius robustus isolate mEscRob2 chromosome 13, mEscRob2.pri, whole genome shotgun sequence DNA.
ttccctccctagaAGACAAGGTGGGCCTTTGCTCATTTCATTCTGTTCAGGTATTTTCCCCATCAAACCTCAGGACATCGCTGGGGGGTTGGAGTCCAGCTCTGTCACTTCTCAATTGGGTAACTCAGGGCAAGTTAgtgaacctctctgggcctcagtttcttcatctgtaaaatgtggacagTAACACCTACCTCATAGGCCTTTTGTAAGGTCTGTGACTGCATTCTGACTGTGGTCTCCCTGCCTGACAGGCAGAAGTGGGGCTCCTCACCTTACCCCTTTCTCACACCTCAGGAAGGGGTTGAGGGTGGGTTAAATGGGCCCTGATTTATTCCATTTCTGGAGGAGATAACCTGTGGTGTGGCTTTTGAAGTATGTACAGCAGTTTGCTACATGAACATGAATACAAAGGACATTCCaaggaaaatgaaagcatatgcaAAGATGTAGACTGTATAACATGCAGATGCACATAGGTGATTGACAAGTGGTTCCCTGTGATGGCACGTAGTGTGGGAGATGAGGCTGGCAAGGTTGGCAGAGAGCAGATGTGGGCATCTTCGGGCCATTCTAAAGAGGCTGGGTGTATGTAAAACTTGTGAAGCACCTTAAACCTGCTAGCTTCCACTTTCCTGCTTTCCCCACCTCTGGTGCACTGGAAATAACAATAGCTGATATTCACTGAGTGCCGATTCTGCACCAAGCAGCATGTTGCTAAATGCTCCTTAGGCATTGTCTTGTTAAACATTCACAGAGACCCTAAGAAGTGGGTCCTACTTCTatgcccattttccagataaggaaactgaggcccagagaataaGAACAAACTACTATGTAGCACTTGGTAAGCGCCAGGCACTGGTTCTGAGCATTTTACGTAAATTAACTCTTTTAACagtcacaacagccctatgaccTAGATACTGTTTTCACTCCCATTTTACGGATGTGGAAACCAATGTCCAAGTCTTTTGGGGCTGGCACCTGTGTCCATACTCTTATAATTATAAAATGGGGCATGGGCCTGAATTCGGGAGCCTGTGCAGAGCTTGTTGATATCAACCAGGTCCCCTAGGGATGGGCGGTTGTTCACCATGCTTTCACCAAGCCACACCTAGCCAGCATGCACGGGTGGCTGGGGACCCACTCATCTGTGAGGGGCCTAGCAAGTGGCAGCCTCTGCAAATGCACAGTCAGAGCCGGGAGGGGCAACTCAGAGGAGGCATGGCCCAAGCTGTCCTTTACTGAGTGCCCTGAGGGGTCAGTCACCTCACTGAATCCCCACAAGGCTCTGTTAGTGTCCCCTTCTGCAGGGGACaatgctgaggcccagagaggtgaagcaacttgccTGAGGGCACACATACTGTTGAGGGACTGAGCCAGGGCCAGCCCTCAGCTATAAGCTTCCTTGTAGAAGGGTGAGTAGGAGCTGGGTGGGCCCCTGTGGTGGGGGCAGCTGTGTGCTTGGTCAGGGGGCCGGGGCTGCTGAGTCACTGCCCTCCACTCTCCAGGGTCTCCGTCTTCCCATCCCTAAGGTGAAGCTCTGACCTCCTGGCTCTGTGAAGCCTGCGGGTCCCCCtctgggagggtgggtgggataagcagcctctctgctggttCTCACCGACCGCGTCTCAGCAGCCAAGGCCGCCGCGATGCCGCACTTCCTGGACTGGTTCGTGCCTGTTTACCTGTTCATCTCTGTGCTCATCCTGGTGGGCTTCGGCGCCTGCATCTACTACTTCGAGCCCGGTTTGCAGGAGGCGCACAAGTGGCGCATGCAGCGCCCCCTGGTGGACCGTGACCTCCGCAAGACACTGATGGTTCGCGACAACCTGGCCTTCGGGGGCCCCGAGGTCTGAGTTGACCGGCTCTattggaggtggggggtgggtacCGGGTGCCCTCTCCCGTCCCGCCCGGCCTGGAGACCccggggcagagggaggagaacCCCTGGTCCTCCAGGCTCTCCCTCGCAGCCCGGCTCCTCCCAGGAGGAGGGGCTCTGGGAGGACCCTGGCTGTGGGGAGATGGGGCACCTGGGTGCCTTGAGATGTCGCTGCTGATGGCCCAGGGCTTGCTCTCCAGGTCAAGCCAGCTCACCCCACACCTGCCCTCCCCAGCTCCGGGGACGCCCCACGGCCCCCCAGTGCCTTTGTGCTGCCCAGCACTCCTGCCCCTCCACCCGGCGTCAGGCATGGCTGCCCCTGCCTGTCCTGAGCCTCCAGATCTCCCACTTCCCTACCAGATCCTCGGTGATGCTCAGCTCCCCACTCCAGCCAGTGGTATCGACCCTACAGCTTCATGGGCCAGGCTTCAAAGCTGACCCAAGGAAAGGGCCCCCTTTGGAGGGATGTCAACTTAGTCCAGCCCAGCCCTACCACTCTGGACCTGGGCTTGGCATGGAtgagtgtgtgtggtggggtgtgCAAGGGGCAAGACCATAGAggaaggaggtgtgtgtgtgtgtgatagagaGAACATTTGAGGGGAGTGGGCAGGAGTGCGGAGGGAAGGAGAAGCATGTTTGTGTGAGAGGGAGGGGGGGGCCCCCAGGCAGGATGGGCGGTGGTGGGGATGGGGTGAGCTTTGTGGGCAGTGTGGGGACCACCAGAAGTTCCCACCCCCCCTCCCTCGGCTGGACTTCCCTATCCCTTCCTTTTCCCAAGGCTGAGGCCGCTGGCAGGAGCCCCCGCCCTCCCCTTCTGGTCCTGCACTGCACCAGGGGCCCCAAGACCACCCTGGAGCCCTCCTTCTCTGTGGGGCACCACTGCCTCCTTTTTGGACATAGATTGGCAACCTGCTCGCTCCCCTCCTTTGGGGCGTCCGTCTTAATTTATCTCAATAATAAAGACTCCATGACTATCTTTGCAGGACTGTCTCCTTTCCTAAAAGTAGGATCATGTCTATGATCTCACTGGGTCCTCATAAAAAACATGATAGTTCAATATCCCCCCGTTTGGGGGATGGGAACACTGAATCTCCAAGAGGAAAGAGCAGTTTCTCAGCAGTGGCGCTATTGACTTTTGGGACCAGATCATTCTTTGTAAGGGGGCTGCCCTGTGTGTGGTAGGGTGATGAGCATCTCTGGGTTCTACCCACTAGAAACCAGTAGCACTTGTGCCCTCCCCACTAACTAACTGGAATCCCCGGGGTAGAGAACCAGTTAGGATATAAATTCAGGCACGGAGATGCAAAACAGCAGGGCCTTAAACCAAATAGAACGTTTTTCTTTCTCACGGTACAGTTCGTAGGGAGGTTGTCCAGAGCTGATCTGGTGGACAGTTCCATGCAGTGTTCGGGGACCTGAGTTGCtcctctctggctgcagggctgtTGTCCTAGTTGGTGTCATCCGAGGGGGCTCTTCGGGATCCCGAGgagcagggtggagggagggtggaaggggccACTTGCCCCTTTGAGGGACACTCCTGCTGGCTGGACCTCTTACTTCCCTTTACACCTCACCGGTCAATACATAGTCACGTGGCTactcctagctgcaagggaggctgggaagagcTGGGTGGCTGTGTGTCCATTTAAAAAGTCCCACTccttacatatagctgattcactttgttgtacagcagaaactaacacaacattgtaaagtaactctactccaataaagatattaaaaaaaaaaaaaagaaaaaagtccccCTCCTTGAAAGGCAGAGAACACATGGAGGCAGCTGCCATTCCATTTTCATAAGGACTTGCCAAGGCAATAGGGCAACAGGCTGAGATTTGAACCAGACCTCCTGACCCCAGACCCGGGCTCGCTCTTGCACACGCCTCATCTTAGGAGTCAGCGAGAGCAAAAGCTGCCTTCTCTCATCTCGAGGGGTGAGGCTGCCCTTCCTCCCTGGGGCAAACCCAGGAATTGCAGGGGGCTGTGTTGCAGAGCCAGGTTAGAGCGAGGCAAGAGGGCCACCTCATTCAATTCTCGGCACCTCTCTTGCCTCACCCTAGGCCCAGCCCTGTTGTTTCTGAGTCTCACAGCCCTGACCTCTGACCCAGCAGAGCATTTTGCAGCTCACAGAgattccccccgcccccaccaggcAGCTTCCCCACCACACTACCGCCCAGGACTCTTGCAGGCACAAGAGACCAAACTGAAAACAGCTGCAATAATAGGGTTTGGTTCTGGACTCAGGCTCAGCTGGACCCTGGGGCTCAAGGATGTCCCTGGGTCACTCCAGCTCtccatccttctctctctccatcttcttAAGCCCTGTGGGCTTCCTTCAGGTGGATTTTCTCCACGTGGTACAAAGGTGCCCTGGCAGTCCCAGGCTCACGCAGCCCTTGTGCCTTGATTTCAGGAGAGAGCACACATCTTGTTCCTGCAAAACCTCAGGGGGTGGGCTCCAGTCAGCCCCCAAGGCTTACGAGCTTAGGGGTTGGGGGTGCCTTGATTGCCAGGCAGCTCTGGCACCCACCCCGGGAGCCAGGGGTGGAGTTGGCTCTACTGATCACATGGTCTGAGAGGGTGGGGGTAGGTTACAGCTGTTACCTAAAGGATGGGAAGGGATGCTGGGCAAATACCAAGAGGGACTGAGGACACTGCTTTACGGAAGAGGAAACAAGCATGGAGAGAAGTGACCCACCCGGGGTGACCCGGGGGTTACTAGCACCTGGGTTTGGGACTGGGAgtctgggatggggagggtggataGGAACCCTCAGAATTTGGTGAGCGTGTGAATCGGTGCTCTGAGTATGGACTTCCAGGGCAGGCAGGGCGTGGCGGAGGTAGGTGAGCAGGTGAGTGGGTTCTGTAAGGACCTATTGGAGGGTAGGGCCCTTCCAGTGCCTTACAGATCACCCCACACAAGAATGGGGGTAACCAGCACCACCCACTGGGCAGCCAGTCCCacactgcctcagtttctctggcAGTGCCAGCCCCAATGTATTCTGAGCTCCATTCCCTGAGGGGGTGAACTTCTTTCATTTTGAGGCTCTGGATTTCACGAGTTCCTTCAGTGCTAATCCAGGTGAGTAGAGGTGTCAGGCatgggggagggagctgggaggccAGGACGAGGAGCCTGGTGCTGCTCTTGTTCATCAGGAAACTGGAAAGGGCCCAATCAGGACCATGTGCATGAGTTAGGACTGATGACTGTGAAGGACAGAAGCCCCGCCTCCGCTAGCTTGGGTAAGAAGGGGAAGTTATCACAAAGACTCTGGCGTGTTCCGGTCCTGTAGGACAGGAAAGTAGCAGGGACTCAGGACAACTAGAACCAGCCACTCAGACCCCCTTAGAATTCTTTCtcataccttttttctttttttttttggccacaccaagtGTCCTGtgagatcctagttccctgaccagggatcgaacacgtgccccctgcagtggaagcatggaatcttaaccactggaccgccagggaaggcccCTCAAACCATTTTTTATTCCTGCTTCTGTATACCCACTTCACTAGCCAACCCCGATTCCCCCCATCATGGAAAATGTAGCAGCCAACTGCTGGCATTTTATGTCTTACAGCTCCAGCCAGTGGAGAAAGAGTTACCCTGTGCCTCTCTCTGCCTGCAAGCACAAATATCTCAGGGGTGGGATTCATGGCTCATCCTAGGTCAGGCGCCCATTTTAAACTCATCACCCAAGGCTGGGGCAGGGTCCTGTGTGTGGTCCAGCTTGGGTCAGGGCCCATCTGGACCAGTCAACATGACCTGAGCACAGGTCATCTCAGAACCTGACTCTGAGTCCTACTGTCAGGTCTCTTGGGATATTATGGAAGGAAGGCAGGGTTCAGAAGAAATGATGAAAACTGCTCCCCCACCCCTAGCTTGAACACACCAGACAGTCCCTATTGGAGATGTATTCAGCTTAACTGGATGAGCCAGGGAAGGCCTCAGACTAGATCTGGCCAGCAGCCAAGTTTGGTTTGTCCAACACAGTGCTTtgaaaaaatgcaatttttttttttttcccacaccatGCAGCtggcaggatcttagctccctgaccagggatcgaacccgggtcctgggagtgaaagcactgagcccaaaccactggactgccaggggattcctgaaaaaatgcaaattaattggCAACATTTATAAGTCAGGAGATTTCatgtaaaaatcttttttctgactcctctttaaaaataaaaattctggccATATTGGGTCTAAAGTGTGAAGGTGTTCAAGGTTACAAGCTTCACAGCCTCAGCAGGGAGAATGTTGACTGTGACCCTACCTGAGGCCTGGGCAGTGGCCAGTCTTCATCGCAGGAAAGCTGGCTCTGTCCAAAAGCTGCAGCAGGGTCTCCTACCCCGGGCTGCCAAGGAggagcctgaggctcagagatggtaAGGGATTCGCCCAAGTCTTCTGCTCTTAAACCTGGATCCTTTCCCTGTGCTCTCCACAGGACTTATTACATAAATGTTTACTTATACATGCTCCTCCCATAAAGGACCCAAGAAGGTTTTAGCTGAAGGAGCCACATACATGGGGGTGGAAAGGAAATATTCTGACTCTGACTCCTACTGTAATACTATTACttgtctctgagcttcctggcagccagAGGGAAAGGGGAAACACAAAGAGGTCATTTTATTCCTGTTAGGTGATAGAAGGAGAAATTGACTGTTAATGAAAGACAAGTTTTCTGGTtccaaatactaaaaataaatgtcTCAGGGTTAAGAGCAACACAGTATACTGTGCCCTCAGCATTTTTTATAAGGGGCAGGGTTGACCCAGATGGCAGAGCCTACAGAAACAGGCCAGTGCCCATGGAACCAGATTTTTCGTCTGCCAGGGCATGCCAGAGGACTATACTGGGAGCAACTTGAGGTCAGGGCCTGGCAATAGTAAATCCTATAAAACTGTCCATTTAAATTGCATATttgggggatttccctggtggcacagtggttaagaatccgcctgccaatgcaggggacacgggttcgagccctggtccgggaagatcccacatgccacggagcaactaagcccgtgtgccacaactactgagcctgcgctctagagcccacaagccacaactactgagccctcacgccacaactactgaagcccgtgcacctagagcctgtgctccacaagaggagccactacaatgagaagcccgcgcaccacaacgaagagtagccccggctctccgcaactagagaaagcacgcgcacagcaacgaagacccaacgcagccataaataaataaataaataattttaaaaattgcattttttgggacttccctggtggtccagtggctaagactccacactcccagtgcagggggcctgggttcgatcactggtcagggaactagatcccacaggcaacaactaaaagatcccacatgctgcaactaagagttcgcatgccgcaactaaagatcccacatgccacaactaaaaaaaaaaaggatccctcGCGCCATAAGGAAGATCTCGCACACGGccacgaagatcctgcatgccagctaagacccggcgcagccaaataaataaatacataaataaatatttaaaaaaataacaatacctTGCATTTTTGGGGGCGAGTTTCTTGCTCTGACACACAACTGAGTTCACCAAGcatttctgtgtgccaggcactgcgaaTCACAGATGCTTAAAGCCCAGATAAGTGTCCTCTGTTAGTGCCTGGCATTGCACTCAGCTCATGTCAGATCCTTGTAGAGAGCTGGTTGTTTTTATATCACTCCAGCCCTGCCTGCCTCGCTGGGTTAGGGTAAATGTCAAAGGAGGTAGTTGGCAGGAAAGCACTATATACATCCCATGCATAATACAGCTATTCTCCGGAACCCTGCAGAGGCATGTCACATACCTGCTCTACCCCAGGCACTAGGTCTGGCACCAAGAATGCAAAGACAATGACAGTATAGTCCCTGAATCAAAGGAACTCACAAACTGGGGGGGCAGATGGATATGTAAACAAATTACAACTGTCGTAGAGAGAGAAGTATGTGtgagaaactgaaaatagaactgaaTCTCAGGGAAGGGGTTTGTCAAGGAGGATATGACTACTGATCTGGATTTTGAAGGCTGAATAAGAGTTTTCCCTGTAAAGGGAAGAGGAGCCAGCAAGTGCAAAGCCGTGGAGGCTAGGGAGGACCCAGACCTTTCTGAGAATTGTGAGTGGTGTCGTGTGGTTGCAGCACAGAATACTGGCGAGTAAGTGGTGGGAGAGGAGCATGAACAACCAGAAAGTTGTGTTTCAAGTAAGGCGTAGGTCCAGGGAGAGAACCTGATGACCTGCTAATTGCCACgtcctccaggaaggcttccctgacccCACCGGCAGCTTTCCCCATTACAGCCCTAGTCttgtgctgtgattttttttcacatgtCTGTGGAGAGGAGTGACGGCATCTTCTTATCTCAGCCTGCAGCCTCCATGGCACTGGGCAGGGCCTCCCTGAAAGCACGCTTGTCGGATGAGTGGGGCCTGTCTCTTTGTCTTGCCAGGGGCCACCCATCTGCTTAGAGACAAAGATTTTAGAGAGGCTAGGAGGCTTTCTGGGTGTCAGGTTTTGTGcaggtttttaaaatgctttgggaGGTTTTGAAGAGTCCGGGGAGCTTTCCTTTCCCACCATCCGGTTGCTGTCAGGATATGGTGGGTATGTCCAGGCTGGGCCCAGGACAGGGAAACAGGAGGCGGGAATGTGTAGGGTCCCTGCATAGGAATGGCTGCAATGTTCAGACTCTGGCCCCGGAGGgcggcacaggcttctcattgttctACCCCCTCGGCTCTCCACTCTGGCTGAGCGGGCAGGGCTTGGGAAGGCTTGAGAGACCAGCTCTGGGAGGAGGGCAGCGGCTCCTGGCCCCCTCAAAAGACCGTCACACTGTCAGTCAACACCCTTACAGAGAACCCTGGGAGGGCAAAGCCCCTTCTCCTCCACCCCATCAGGTGGGGGGGCAGGGAGCTCAGAATTTGGAGCCTGGAGATGTGGGTGTCCAGCTACGCGTTCATTGTGTGAAACTTGGCAAGTCCATTTCCCTCTCTGTATCTGCAGCTGTAAACAGTTGGAATTGATGTGGAAGTCACAGAAAATCACGAGggtaaataaaaggggaaatcagaaTTACAAGGCAGTAATTTCAATGGCTAAGGTTGATTGAATTCATCGCTTGAGGGATAGTGCACTGGCACTTCTCACTGCATCCTTACAGCCGTGGGAGTGGGCCGGCAGTGCTGCTTGCCAAATATGTCTGGCTCTTCAGCTCTTGCACATGGTAGGGTTAACCTTCCTGCAACTAGTTCTTGCCAATGAGTTGTGATGAGAAAAGTCCAGGCCAAAGCATTTaatagctaccatatgattcaccactctctccttcctctgccaCAATGACCAACACGGCTCCAGAAGGCGGCTGCTCCATCAGCCGGGGTTCCAGAGTGAAGGAGACATGGAACAGAGCCTCAGTGGACCCAGACCACAGTGGACATGAGGCATGAATCAGAAATAAATAGTTGTTATTATAAGTCACTGGGATTTTGGAATTGTCTGTTACTGCAACATAATTTAACCCATCTTGACTGATATaattcccacttcacagatgaagaaactggagctcacagagattaagtgacttattCAAAATCGCACAGCTGTAACAAACCCAGGTTTGAGACTCTAGAGCTTGTGCCACTTGTCTGGGAGGCCACCACAATGATTTTTTGCTTGGGTGGAGGTCTGTCCTTTGAGGCCACTTTCAAGCCTGTCAATCTTTCCTTTGGTGGGAAAAAAACTTGTGTACGGACACAAGGAGGTCATTGCCACTTTGGGCCACTAGAGGGCAGCTGAACCCAAGCCCGTAATTAACAGGCAGACAGTTTCGTCCAGGCCCCCAACACTGGAGGAGAGAGACAGGCAGGTGGGCAGCAGGAATACTGAGATGAACAAGACCCATTCCTTGCTCTCAAGGCCCTAACAGCCTGGCAGGGAGCAAGATGGAGGAATTCTAGACCTTCAAGAGGCCACATGAAGGCATCTGGTCCCTATTTAAAAaggcaactgaggcccagaggggcaaGAGATC
It encodes the following:
- the SMIM45 gene encoding small integral membrane protein 45, translated to MPHFLDWFVPVYLFISVLILVGFGACIYYFEPGLQEAHKWRMQRPLVDRDLRKTLMVRDNLAFGGPEV